The following are encoded together in the Bacillus sp. V2I10 genome:
- a CDS encoding ROK family protein: protein MNIGVDLGGTNIRVAVIDDNGIILEELGCPTEAGNGPLPAIEKIIAMIQSLQEKHAVQAVGIGAPGPLDAKRGIIIEPPNLSSWKNIDLTKMIESAIHLPVYLENDANAAALAEALIGAGKEAESVFYITVSTGIGGGYVYDGKLIPGAQGNCGEIGNMIVDPHAIGAPNLNKGALEALASGTAIGRKAESVFGPGHGAKEVFLFAQEGNQEAAEIIDEALSYLAMGIANIVHTLNPEVIVLGGGVMKSKDLMLDPLKEKVVPLLYPSLRPHLQLKLALLDQKAGVVGAGMIPRQFMQN from the coding sequence ATGAACATCGGAGTCGATTTAGGCGGTACAAACATTCGGGTGGCAGTGATTGATGATAATGGGATTATTTTAGAAGAGCTTGGATGCCCGACAGAAGCGGGGAATGGGCCGCTTCCGGCTATTGAAAAAATCATTGCAATGATTCAATCATTGCAGGAAAAACACGCTGTTCAAGCTGTTGGCATTGGAGCGCCGGGGCCGCTGGATGCAAAAAGGGGAATCATTATAGAACCTCCTAATCTTTCTAGCTGGAAAAATATTGATTTAACAAAAATGATTGAGTCGGCCATTCATTTGCCGGTGTATCTTGAAAACGATGCCAATGCAGCTGCTCTTGCAGAAGCACTGATCGGTGCTGGCAAAGAAGCTGAAAGTGTCTTTTATATAACTGTTTCTACTGGCATTGGCGGGGGTTACGTATATGACGGTAAGCTAATACCAGGTGCTCAGGGAAACTGCGGTGAAATTGGAAATATGATAGTAGATCCACATGCAATAGGTGCTCCTAACCTTAACAAAGGAGCGTTAGAGGCACTTGCAAGCGGCACGGCAATTGGGAGAAAAGCTGAGTCTGTATTTGGGCCAGGCCACGGTGCAAAAGAAGTGTTCCTGTTTGCTCAAGAAGGCAATCAAGAGGCAGCTGAGATTATTGATGAAGCGCTGAGCTATTTGGCAATGGGGATTGCCAATATTGTTCATACTTTAAATCCGGAGGTTATCGTTCTTGGAGGCGGAGTGATGAAATCAAAGGATTTGATGCTAGATCCATTAAAAGAGAAAGTGGTTCCGCTTTTGTACCCTAGTCTTAGACCCCATCTCCAATTAAAGCTTGCTTTATTGGATCAGAAAGCTGGAGTTGTCGGGGCGGGGATGATTCCAAGGCAATTTATGCAGAATTAG
- a CDS encoding DUF5054 domain-containing protein — protein sequence MNEIEVVHVVFKTHLDIGFTDLAENVTNQYIQSYIPKAIELSRELEKEKGSAGFVWTTGSWLIHEYLKRANADEKKVMDDAISRGYIAWHGLPFTTHTELMDKNLFKYALTISKNLDKKYEKKTIAGKMTDVPGHTKAMIPLLAESGIKYLHFGVNPASKVPSVPNLFVWKADDGSDVIINYADNYGDVLRIGGLNEVMVFAHTGDNCGPPSIEDIKQEFTRLRERFPNARIKASTMDAFAEKLLSIKHTLPVVHEEIGDTWIHGAGTDPKKVAEYRELIRLRNTWITQGRFEEDSEEFKEFSDWLLLIPEHTWGLDEKKYLNDYKHYAKQDFKSARERDLISKDAVPDKYGYIGSFAMHEFDNMSKQLFSTTWENRSYSLFESSWKEQRGFLQKAVGALSSDKKQEVKAALEALVPVKNEENFLEEIRTGTVYSLGEFQVSFSDDGSISRLLDRSGKEWANQDQRLGVFSYESFGTENYQTWFKQYVENLHQTYRWSEADQGKPGMELVEPIPVHTLYRPELISLTKHKDQGLDRVYVNLRLPVQAAELFGAPREVEIIYTFLKHEPTIDIEMNWFGKDANRLPEAIWFSFNLQVDNPSLWKMDKMGTLISPYEVVKNGNRNLHGIQSGVTYHGADGWAVIETKDVPLVSPGEKRLLQLDNKPPTLENGFHFNLYNNVWGTNFPMWYEEDAKFRFSLNLHSYGK from the coding sequence TTGAACGAGATTGAAGTTGTTCATGTCGTATTTAAAACACATCTTGATATCGGTTTTACAGATTTAGCTGAAAATGTGACGAATCAATATATTCAGTCCTACATACCCAAGGCGATTGAATTAAGCCGGGAGCTTGAGAAGGAGAAAGGCAGTGCCGGGTTTGTATGGACTACGGGCTCTTGGCTCATTCATGAATACTTAAAACGGGCAAATGCTGATGAAAAAAAGGTCATGGATGATGCCATCTCTAGAGGGTATATCGCCTGGCACGGCCTTCCTTTCACGACACATACGGAATTGATGGACAAAAATCTGTTTAAATACGCATTAACGATCTCGAAGAATCTTGATAAGAAGTATGAGAAAAAGACGATCGCCGGAAAAATGACAGATGTCCCGGGACATACAAAGGCTATGATTCCTCTGCTCGCCGAAAGTGGAATCAAGTATTTGCATTTTGGAGTAAACCCGGCCTCAAAGGTCCCTTCCGTCCCTAACCTGTTTGTATGGAAAGCGGATGATGGCTCTGATGTCATTATTAATTATGCAGACAATTACGGGGATGTCTTAAGGATAGGTGGATTGAATGAGGTGATGGTATTTGCCCACACCGGCGACAATTGCGGACCGCCATCGATAGAGGATATCAAACAAGAGTTTACTAGATTAAGAGAACGCTTCCCGAATGCCAGAATTAAAGCGTCTACTATGGATGCCTTTGCAGAAAAGCTTCTTTCGATCAAGCATACACTTCCAGTTGTGCATGAAGAGATCGGCGATACATGGATTCATGGAGCAGGCACCGATCCCAAAAAAGTCGCGGAATACCGTGAGCTGATCAGGCTTCGAAATACATGGATCACACAAGGCAGATTTGAAGAAGACAGCGAAGAATTCAAGGAGTTTTCGGATTGGTTATTGTTAATTCCTGAGCATACATGGGGCCTTGATGAAAAAAAGTATTTAAATGACTATAAACATTATGCAAAACAAGATTTTAAGTCGGCTAGAGAGCGCGACTTGATTTCAAAAGATGCGGTTCCTGATAAATACGGCTACATTGGTTCATTTGCGATGCATGAATTTGACAATATGTCCAAGCAGCTCTTTTCAACCACATGGGAAAATAGAAGCTACAGCTTATTTGAAAGCTCATGGAAGGAGCAGAGAGGGTTTCTTCAAAAAGCTGTTGGAGCGCTTTCTTCTGACAAAAAGCAGGAAGTCAAGGCAGCCCTCGAGGCATTAGTGCCTGTTAAGAATGAAGAGAATTTTTTAGAGGAAATAAGAACAGGCACTGTTTATTCACTTGGTGAGTTCCAAGTATCATTCTCGGATGATGGCTCCATCTCTCGATTACTTGATCGATCAGGTAAAGAGTGGGCCAATCAAGATCAGCGGCTTGGAGTATTTTCCTATGAATCCTTCGGAACAGAAAACTATCAGACGTGGTTTAAGCAGTATGTAGAAAATCTTCATCAAACCTACCGCTGGTCAGAGGCAGATCAAGGGAAGCCGGGCATGGAGCTGGTTGAGCCCATTCCTGTACATACTCTCTATCGTCCTGAATTAATTTCCCTGACAAAGCATAAAGATCAGGGCTTAGATCGAGTCTATGTGAACCTTCGTTTGCCGGTTCAGGCTGCAGAGCTGTTCGGTGCTCCAAGAGAAGTTGAGATTATCTATACATTTTTAAAGCATGAGCCAACGATTGATATTGAAATGAATTGGTTTGGAAAAGATGCAAACCGTCTTCCTGAAGCGATATGGTTCTCATTTAATCTGCAGGTAGATAATCCGTCTCTTTGGAAAATGGATAAAATGGGCACCCTGATTTCTCCGTATGAGGTTGTAAAAAACGGAAACCGCAACCTTCATGGCATTCAGTCGGGAGTAACTTACCATGGCGCAGATGGATGGGCTGTCATTGAAACGAAGGATGTCCCTCTTGTGTCACCAGGAGAAAAACGATTATTACAGCTGGATAATAAACCTCCGACTTTAGAGAACGGCTTTCATTTTAATTTATACAACAATGTATGGGGAACGAATTTTCCAATGTGGTACGAAGAAGATGCCAAATTTAGATTTTCATTGAACCTTCATTCATATGGAAAATAA
- a CDS encoding sugar phosphate isomerase/epimerase produces MKVGISSYSLLKDLTNGSLTILDVVQWVADNGGTHLELVPYGFSVVDNTELADAIREKALDAGIELSAYSLPANFIQETEQAFIEEVDRLKKHVDVVNRMGIKIMRHDVTAFRLEQEEMTIHYFEEHFEQMVRGSQLIADYADQFGITTTIENHGFNVQSSDRVQRVLHAVKRDNFKTTLDIGNFLCIDEDPLVGVKKNVKYAKTVHVKDFYIRPYYENPGGGEWFRTVNNNYLRGAIVGHGDINIREALRLVKQSGYDGYLTVEFEGMENCQEGTRIGMDNVCRIWDEV; encoded by the coding sequence GTGAAAGTTGGAATTAGTTCTTATAGCTTATTAAAGGATCTTACAAATGGAAGCCTTACCATATTGGATGTAGTACAATGGGTAGCTGATAATGGGGGTACTCATCTTGAACTCGTTCCATACGGTTTTTCGGTAGTTGACAATACCGAACTGGCAGATGCAATAAGAGAAAAGGCTCTTGATGCAGGAATAGAATTATCTGCCTATTCACTCCCGGCTAATTTTATCCAGGAAACGGAACAAGCGTTTATAGAAGAGGTAGACAGATTAAAAAAACATGTGGATGTTGTGAACCGAATGGGCATTAAAATTATGCGGCATGATGTTACTGCATTTAGACTAGAGCAAGAAGAAATGACCATACACTATTTTGAAGAGCACTTTGAGCAGATGGTAAGAGGAAGTCAGCTGATTGCTGATTATGCAGATCAATTTGGCATAACAACAACAATTGAAAATCATGGCTTCAACGTACAATCAAGTGATCGTGTACAGCGGGTGCTTCATGCTGTAAAACGGGATAATTTTAAAACAACACTTGATATAGGTAATTTCTTATGCATTGACGAAGACCCTCTGGTGGGAGTAAAGAAGAATGTAAAATATGCCAAGACAGTCCATGTCAAAGATTTTTATATACGCCCTTACTATGAGAATCCCGGTGGCGGTGAGTGGTTCAGAACTGTAAACAATAATTATCTGCGCGGGGCTATTGTTGGGCATGGGGATATTAATATCCGTGAAGCATTAAGGCTGGTCAAGCAATCAGGCTACGATGGATATTTAACCGTAGAATTTGAGGGAATGGAAAACTGTCAGGAAGGCACCAGAATTGGCATGGATAACGTCTGCCGAATCTGGGATGAAGTTTAA
- a CDS encoding sugar phosphate isomerase/epimerase, producing the protein MKHKFAAQLYTLRNEIQNDFPGTLRIVKEMGWEAVQVDGLYGYSPEEIAGVLNETGLKTAGMHVSLDRLKHELDDVLKEARLFQTAEIILPYLDDHLKNEEGYKNVRKDLLAISAIAVPQGFRIGYHHHDFEFQTEIDGEYALDYLLAPPEIFPEIDTYWVKKAGLDPLSYIRRFPNQMPILHLKDMTSDGKENFAEIGSGCIDFEPILKWGEQNGVEWYAVEQDICEGSPLESLEQSLSYLIKLTAKWQTN; encoded by the coding sequence ATGAAGCATAAATTCGCTGCCCAACTATATACGCTGCGAAATGAAATTCAGAATGATTTTCCAGGCACTTTAAGGATCGTAAAAGAAATGGGCTGGGAAGCAGTTCAAGTGGATGGCTTATATGGGTATTCGCCAGAGGAGATTGCTGGAGTTCTTAACGAAACAGGGCTAAAAACGGCAGGCATGCATGTCAGCTTAGACAGGCTGAAGCATGAATTGGATGATGTGTTGAAGGAAGCCAGACTGTTTCAAACAGCAGAAATCATTTTGCCTTATTTAGATGACCATTTAAAAAATGAAGAAGGATACAAAAACGTCAGAAAAGACTTGCTCGCCATTTCTGCAATAGCAGTTCCGCAGGGGTTTCGAATTGGCTATCATCATCACGATTTTGAGTTCCAAACTGAGATCGATGGGGAATATGCTCTGGATTATCTTCTGGCTCCACCAGAAATTTTTCCGGAAATCGATACGTATTGGGTGAAAAAAGCAGGACTTGATCCATTAAGTTATATTCGCCGTTTTCCAAATCAAATGCCGATTTTGCACCTGAAGGATATGACTAGTGACGGAAAAGAAAATTTTGCAGAGATAGGGTCAGGCTGCATCGATTTTGAACCGATTCTAAAGTGGGGAGAACAAAATGGTGTGGAGTGGTACGCGGTTGAACAGGATATTTGTGAAGGGAGCCCGCTCGAGAGCCTGGAGCAGAGCCTTTCATACTTGATCAAACTGACAGCCAAATGGCAGACAAACTAG
- the ptsG gene encoding glucose-specific PTS transporter subunit IIBC, giving the protein MKKIFNFDFFQRIGKSFMVVISLLPAAGLLLGIGTTLQSPYLIEYMPFLENGFWQTFASLMKGAGSVIFKNLGVLFAIGIAGSWTGGKAGASISAFVGYIVMHTVIGIVLGITPETAAEPGKTLELGIPTLQVGVFGGIIMGFVAAALYQRFHDFKMPEMLSFFGGSRFVPIITAGVSIIMALILAFVWPHVQGWIFFLGNQLAGENTPPFYMFIYGLVERALIPFGLHHIFYIPIRFSEVGGTYTTLAGSVVSGDTAMYMAQLADKQVNAVVEITAGRFMTGKFPFILFGIPAAALAMYHMAKPQHKKAVGGLLLTAAGTAFLTGITEPLEFTFLFVAPLLYVFHCLMAGLSFMLMYMLDVNIGYAGGAGIIDFTLFGILPGVGEPWWLVLAVGLTMSVVYYFVFRFAISKWNLLTPGRGEEDSNRLYSKQDYKDKSKNKQALQVLAALGGEQNINNIDACITRLRVGVKDKSQVNHEELKELGAKGVLEVGNGIQAIFGPTAEILKNQIIDILDSDRTA; this is encoded by the coding sequence ATGAAAAAAATCTTTAACTTTGATTTCTTTCAGCGCATTGGGAAGTCATTTATGGTTGTTATATCGCTTTTACCTGCGGCCGGTTTGCTCCTTGGAATAGGAACGACTCTGCAGTCGCCATATTTAATAGAGTATATGCCATTTCTGGAAAACGGATTTTGGCAAACCTTCGCGTCCTTAATGAAAGGTGCAGGGAGTGTCATCTTTAAAAACCTCGGTGTTCTTTTTGCCATTGGAATCGCCGGCAGCTGGACCGGTGGAAAGGCAGGAGCAAGTATATCCGCTTTTGTAGGATACATTGTCATGCATACAGTCATTGGGATTGTGTTAGGAATAACACCTGAAACAGCTGCAGAACCCGGGAAAACATTAGAACTGGGTATTCCTACACTTCAGGTCGGTGTTTTTGGCGGAATTATCATGGGCTTTGTTGCAGCTGCACTATATCAAAGGTTTCATGACTTTAAAATGCCAGAAATGCTGTCATTCTTTGGAGGCTCCCGTTTTGTGCCGATCATTACAGCGGGTGTATCCATTATCATGGCGCTGATCCTTGCATTTGTATGGCCTCATGTACAAGGATGGATTTTCTTCCTTGGCAATCAACTGGCAGGTGAAAACACACCACCGTTCTACATGTTTATCTATGGTTTAGTTGAGAGGGCACTTATTCCATTTGGTTTGCATCACATCTTCTACATTCCAATCCGTTTCTCGGAAGTAGGTGGAACGTATACCACACTTGCCGGTTCAGTCGTCTCAGGTGATACGGCCATGTATATGGCTCAGCTGGCGGATAAACAGGTAAACGCTGTTGTTGAAATCACAGCTGGCCGCTTCATGACAGGGAAGTTCCCATTCATCCTGTTCGGTATTCCTGCAGCTGCTCTTGCAATGTACCATATGGCAAAACCCCAGCATAAGAAAGCAGTCGGCGGTCTGCTCCTGACAGCTGCCGGTACAGCTTTTTTAACGGGAATTACAGAACCGCTTGAATTCACGTTCTTATTTGTAGCGCCATTACTCTATGTCTTTCACTGTCTGATGGCTGGACTTTCCTTTATGCTAATGTATATGCTTGATGTCAACATAGGCTATGCAGGGGGAGCAGGAATCATTGATTTCACTTTATTTGGAATCCTGCCAGGAGTTGGCGAGCCATGGTGGCTAGTCCTTGCTGTCGGCTTAACTATGTCTGTTGTGTATTATTTTGTCTTCCGCTTCGCCATCAGCAAGTGGAATCTGCTTACTCCAGGAAGAGGAGAAGAAGATTCCAACAGGCTGTACAGCAAGCAGGATTATAAGGATAAATCGAAAAACAAACAAGCGCTTCAAGTACTTGCAGCACTTGGAGGCGAACAGAATATCAACAATATCGATGCCTGTATTACTAGGTTAAGAGTAGGTGTTAAGGATAAATCACAGGTGAATCATGAGGAGTTAAAAGAGCTTGGAGCTAAAGGAGTATTAGAAGTTGGAAATGGTATTCAGGCAATTTTTGGACCTACTGCTGAGATTTTAAAGAATCAAATTATTGATATTTTGGATAGTGATCGGACTGCTTAA
- a CDS encoding 6-phospho-alpha-glucosidase, producing the protein MKQYNVLIVGGGSTWTPGLLKSICVRQKTFPIKRLVMLDVNAERQQVIGDFANILFREEFPELEFHYTTNKEEAITEDLDFVFVQMRTGGYAMREKDEKIPLSLGVIGQETCGPGGFAYGMRSIRDMTELVNDVRSKTKDAWILNYTNPAAIVADALQRIFPEDKRILNICDQPENLLRSYGRLLNRNPRDFDPVYFGLNHFGWFTKLYDQEGNDLLPELREVILEGGFRPVDYEQRDKTWLETYAMVEQMVRDFPDYLPNTYLQYYLYPDKVLNKLNPEFTRANEVMDGREKRVFEECQRIIAADTAKDSHVVHNDAHGEFILIVAESIAYNKGDNFVVILKNDGIIDNLPEDAMVEVAASLTANGPRPYAVGEIPTFYKGLIEGQFAYEKLTVEAYLEGSYQKALQALTLNRTVVSAGKAREVLDALIEQNKEYWPELN; encoded by the coding sequence ATGAAACAGTATAACGTATTAATCGTTGGCGGAGGTAGTACTTGGACGCCGGGATTGCTGAAAAGTATTTGCGTCAGACAAAAAACATTTCCGATTAAACGTCTGGTCATGCTCGATGTGAATGCTGAGCGTCAGCAGGTCATTGGCGATTTTGCTAACATATTATTCAGAGAAGAGTTCCCAGAACTTGAATTTCACTATACAACCAATAAAGAGGAAGCCATCACAGAGGATTTAGACTTTGTATTTGTTCAAATGAGAACTGGCGGCTATGCTATGCGAGAGAAGGACGAAAAAATTCCGCTTAGCTTAGGTGTCATTGGGCAGGAAACGTGCGGACCAGGGGGATTTGCTTATGGAATGAGATCCATTCGGGATATGACGGAGCTCGTGAACGATGTTAGAAGCAAAACTAAGGATGCCTGGATCTTAAACTATACGAATCCAGCCGCTATAGTAGCAGATGCTTTACAGCGGATTTTCCCGGAAGACAAACGCATCCTGAACATTTGCGATCAGCCTGAGAATCTGCTTCGGTCCTATGGAAGACTGCTGAACCGAAACCCGAGAGACTTTGATCCTGTCTACTTTGGCTTGAATCATTTCGGCTGGTTTACGAAGCTGTACGACCAAGAAGGAAATGATTTGCTTCCTGAGCTGAGAGAAGTGATTTTAGAAGGCGGGTTCAGACCTGTTGATTATGAACAGCGGGACAAGACATGGCTTGAAACGTATGCAATGGTGGAACAGATGGTGCGCGATTTTCCTGATTATCTGCCGAACACCTACCTGCAGTATTACTTGTATCCGGACAAGGTTTTAAATAAGTTGAATCCAGAATTTACGCGTGCAAACGAAGTCATGGATGGCCGTGAGAAACGAGTATTTGAGGAATGTCAGCGCATCATCGCAGCAGATACTGCCAAAGATTCTCACGTTGTTCATAATGATGCACATGGGGAATTTATTCTAATTGTAGCTGAATCGATTGCTTATAATAAAGGGGATAACTTTGTAGTGATCTTGAAAAATGACGGCATCATTGATAATCTCCCTGAAGATGCTATGGTAGAAGTTGCGGCAAGTCTTACTGCGAATGGTCCGAGACCGTATGCAGTAGGTGAAATTCCAACATTCTATAAAGGGTTAATTGAAGGACAGTTTGCTTATGAAAAACTGACGGTTGAGGCTTACCTTGAAGGATCTTATCAAAAGGCTCTCCAAGCCTTAACGCTAAACAGAACTGTTGTCTCTGCAGGAAAAGCACGTGAAGTGCTGGATGCTTTAATTGAGCAAAATAAAGAGTACTGGCCGGAATTAAATTAA
- a CDS encoding MurR/RpiR family transcriptional regulator, with protein MYNFIAKLLNFIESSTDHTNSEIVIAEYILRHVDRIPGMSIYQLAEACHTSPATITRFCKKFENISFKELKEYARTYIEFNDSEVDYTEVEETLNEDMLLTYFSDVQKSLQETSELINSKEILEIVKRIHQAKKVSFFGVTFSHVIARNAQFKFMRLGKYSTAYSNHENQIADAESLTGADVAVVISFSGETRFIVRLVKTLREKGIPIVAITGNEESFLAKHAADMIRVSNRKVTTYKSPIIEELSMMSVVNSVYMIYSLFLGGLERK; from the coding sequence ATGTACAACTTTATCGCTAAATTGCTTAACTTTATCGAATCTTCAACGGATCATACAAACTCAGAGATTGTGATTGCCGAATACATATTGCGTCATGTTGATAGAATTCCTGGAATGTCGATTTATCAGCTTGCAGAAGCCTGCCACACATCTCCCGCCACCATTACGCGCTTCTGTAAAAAGTTTGAGAACATTTCCTTCAAAGAACTGAAAGAATACGCCAGAACCTATATCGAGTTCAATGATTCAGAAGTGGATTATACAGAAGTAGAGGAAACTCTAAACGAAGATATGCTTCTAACTTATTTCAGCGATGTGCAAAAATCACTTCAAGAAACAAGCGAACTTATAAATTCAAAAGAAATCCTGGAAATCGTCAAGCGAATCCACCAAGCAAAAAAGGTATCATTCTTCGGAGTCACCTTTTCACACGTTATCGCACGAAATGCGCAATTCAAATTTATGCGTTTAGGTAAATACTCTACAGCCTACAGCAATCATGAAAATCAGATCGCTGATGCGGAATCACTGACTGGTGCAGACGTGGCAGTAGTCATTTCATTTTCAGGGGAAACAAGATTTATTGTTAGATTAGTGAAGACACTTAGGGAAAAAGGTATTCCAATTGTAGCCATTACAGGAAATGAAGAGTCGTTTCTGGCAAAACATGCAGCTGATATGATTCGAGTGAGCAATCGGAAGGTAACCACTTATAAGTCGCCAATTATTGAGGAGTTAAGTATGATGAGTGTCGTGAATTCGGTTTATATGATTTATTCTTTGTTTTTGGGCGGATTGGAGAGGAAATAA